The genomic region CCAAAGATCCATTTTCTCGTGTTCCTGGTCCTTCAAAGACGATTCCAAATGCCTGCAAGAGAATAGTGCTGCTGGTGTTGTGTGCTATAAAAATGGTACGTTTTCTTAAAAGAGTTGAGTGATTACTTTTCATAGTTAATGCGCTAGCCATGTAAATGAAAATCTATGTCTAGAAGTATTAGTTATGCACCTTTTAAACATGACTTTTCAAGTGTTTAATCTGTAGTCTGGGCGTAGATGTTCTTTTAATGCTCTTTATTTCTCCATATACCGTTGTTTTCTATATCTAGTTATATTtcctatttccggtttgttgagaaaaagttctctgatattcttttttattgtttattattctcTCGCagtgcaaatattttatgaacagttatcaatgaagttCTATTGGTGTTCCAAacaataacgaaaacacttttattttaaccgggacatgaatacataaccaacttACTatgccgccatttattgaataaaaatttgaaaggtcgaatgtgttagcaaaacaaatgcggatattCGTTGGATATAAAAAAATTctcttagttttagagtgtgtttcatgatacatggatattcagtcatatTACTGTCAAAGACttgtctgtttcgcttgaagacaggtcgttttCCAGGAAATGATGAGGCCAACAACaggttgttgacaaattttgaggcgtgggtggggtaataaaaatatcagttaatctgtaaatTGGTGTGTGAATTACCCGGGAAGAACGTTTTACGTATTAAAACgccaaacagttcaaaatacatttgaacgatgatataacattatatttatgtttgaacggttgttttcgtctgtaatttgtttggtataaaaacaaatgttcgaCCATTCAGCTTCAAGGTCAAGGAAACGTTTGGAAAACGGgattaacattttttcttattaacgGTTAGTTGTGAATTTCCGAATATATCttcattttaaattgtgtaacatttttttttaaattataaatatttgtttgccgATATTctctggttcaaagtgaagtgttctgtttgaTCATGGGGAAGTAACtgcaatggattttaaaagtagttctaaaaGTTGATATGTTCACTCCtaattttgcagtgaaaatatcaaattgatattttcactgttgttctttcactgataaaactccatatttcatcgcaaagcataaaagattattttttttattttcgtcaacagtgtttttattcatttttgttcacAGAGTACTTACTTAATTTTTTCACAGTGTAGTTTTTAACTATCGTACACagtaaaattattcattttttccatagtgtagttatttattttcatacacaGTCTAGTAATTCATCTTGTCGAAAgtgtaagtatttattttcGTACACAGTCTAGTTATTCATTTCGTATAAAGTGTAGTTATTTATATTCACCCACAatgtacttatttatttttgtacacaatgtacttatattatatttgtccAGGGTgtacttatatatttgttccaaatgtagtttttcaatttgttcACGGTGtacttacatgtatttattttgttccaaGTGAAGTTATTCATTTGTTCCAAGTGCAGTTATTCAGTTAGTCCACAGTGCACTTATTTATTTTCGTACACAATgtacttatattatatttgtccAGGGTgtacttatatatttgttcaaaatgtagtttttcaatttgttcACGGTGtacttacatgtatttattttgttccaaGTGCAGTTATTCATTTGGTCCACAATgcacttatttattttgttcgaAGTGTAGTAATTCATTTTGTCCACAGTGTACCAAGTTATTGTGTTCACAGTGTAGTTATTTAGTTCTGTGTAAAGAGGATATTTTGCtgatttcatttgaatatcgtATTTGATTTCATGACTTTCATAGAAATACATAGTTGTACTAGTTGCGAATTACAGTTAATGCAATGTGTTTCTTTACTTGAACAGGGCATGAATGCATCAAACCACGCTTTGTTTTTACATTAGACATGTTTGGGGGTATTTTAGTTTACTGCTAAGTTGTTGCGTGGGTTTTCAGGCAAATTCGTATAAcaaagtttaaatacaataaaaaaaaacgcttgAAAAATGggatttttatttcaataaataaatggtaAGTAGTGATATTACACAAGACAACCATAATGATATGATATGCAatcttttttaagtttatattattttttggcatAATTTACTGTTTCAAAAGTGAGATACTCAGTTTTGATGAAAGGGAAGTACTACAGTTGATCTTAAAATGAGTCCTTAAGCAGTTTGCAGTGAACTTATCATTAACACTACTTTTCTTTAACTGATAATACTCCATATTCACCCAAAGACATAAAAGAAAGTTACTTCTTTTCATTTACAGTgtctctgttattttttcttacatattcataattttccatagttatttattttcttacctGTCGCGATCAATTAATATAACAAAGGTCCACAAACTAATGCATACAAATAGACAGTGTAGCACTTACCTTTATTGTCTAGTATGATGTACTCTGTGTTTTCAGGCAACTCTTTTCTCAAATGTATTTACTCTAATTGCATATTGCTGTATACAAACAGTGCGTATTTCTGGCGGTTGGGAGAACGACACCATGATTGCCGGTGTCGTGGAAGTGTATCATCCCGGCTGTTGTCCCCTATCAAGATGGTTAACCATGAGCCCTACCAGCTTCGGCGAAAGGGAGGCATTGGTCGTGTGTCGGGAACTGGGATTTTCTTACAGTAAACTCCTACCGTTAGGTAATTTGTTTAAGTGAATACAAGTGTACTAGCTCAGACCTTTGAAAAGCACGTGCTGCTTTGAAGCgtaatgtattattttcaatatcgatatttatttgtatattcaaTAACCAGAATAAATTCGGAGGTTATAGCAACTTTCTTAACAGGTTATTTATAGTGCAATTTTTTTTCCAGGATTATTTGGATCAAAGCGCATTCCCATTTTCCACCAATTTAATTGTAGTGGAAATGAAACTAATTTTGCTGACTGTGACTACGTAAAGGTAAACCAGGGAAACTTAACCACCGTAAATCCCTGCTATGGACGAGATGGAAAATGTTACGGGCGGTTAACTAAGACCTACGAATACTCTTCTATTGTCTGCTCCATATTCCCTATTGGAAACACAGGTATCGACATCGGAAACAACATGACATTTAAAATTGCAACAGAACATTCAAACATTTCGAACAAACAGTATGACTAATTGTAGATAACATGTAATATTGAAGTGCAATAATCTATACTTTTTAAGACAATCAAATCAAGGtaattgttcaatgttttcttttcaaacagGGGCGTACCCCTATtagtataaataattaataacaacTGAGAAAAGTTTTTTAGCATACTTTGAACTGTTCACCGTATATGTGAGTGAGGCACTTCAGTGTACTTCTTACGGTCTTGCAGCTGTTTGCTGTTTATTAGTGGGCCGACGATATCAGAGAcgaatcaatattttttatccagTCTCTCAGTCTATTATATGATTTGTCTGTGTATGTTTCGAAACTTTAACGATCGAACCACATTTAAAATCAGAAATATGATCACTTTTTGCATGTATTTTTACACTGCAGGAATTAAGGTCCTTcctgttgatatgtcaccttcAATAGTGTATGTGGAGAAAGACGGAATAAAGGGGGTTATCTACCCTGAAGATTGGGACAATAATGACGCCCAAGTCATGTGTCAACAGCAGGGTTATAAAACAGGAGTCGCCCTCGGGCCCCTTTATGCAGGTATAccgttaaataaataatgagttACCGACGACTGTAGCGACGACTCAAATCAAAATAACCCCAACATTTACCAAGAAAGATgtcttgtgtaatgtgtgtgACCCTGTTTCGGTGTGCAGGTTGTTTGTTTAGCCTTCATGTTTGTGCCTTTTGACATGATCTTGTTAACACTTTTAGCAAATGGAATTGTCTCttcagtttcaaatgttttatataaattatgttatttataacaaaagctCCAAGATACCCTTACTGGATGTCAAAAGTGAAATGTGATGGAACAGAAGGACAcattgaaaattgcaaatttgATGAAACACCTCCTCCCTGGAAAGATCACTCATTTAGGGACCTTCGCAGCGCCGCACAAGTGCATTGTACAAATGGAACAGGTATAGCAATTGCTGCATACGTATTTTGATCCAAATGGTAGCCCTCAGAGAGGTCTTACTTAGTCTTAACACAACGTTTACCATTTGATGACATGTTGATAGAAATGTAATATTACACAATGTAGTTGTAATTCGCCGtcatgtttattatgtttagtgtgtgtttacattttagGCTATTGGGCTTTTCCCTGTATTTTCCATTGATTTAgtctaaataaataacataaaagtatgtttaaaatatttaaaatatctcaATCACTATTGACAAACAGAATACATGTTCTGAATGAGTTATTGAACTAGGATATTTGTTTCACAAGTTGTATTTTATAGATCAGCTACAAATGTATGACCGCATGACTGAATATCAAAATGTGTGTTGTCAGTTGTATATATCTGTTGGCAAACATAGATCATTATAAATGGTACGAAATggatttataaatacaattaaataatttaagatcaatacatacaagcaattaaataaatcaagataGATTGACGTAATATGCATTACTAAATGGTATTGCTAAAGGTACTTCTATAGATTACATTCTGAAAAAGATATTCTTCAAATGCACAAACTACATCCAAACATTGTAAATAGAAGTTTTCGGTTTGATAGAAACAGTTCATTCACAGTTATGACAAGTACCACAATGTCAACGTCCTCTTATTTCAAAGACTCATTTGGACAAATAGAACATTATTCACCGGGTAATAGATTTGGGTTATATGTCCGATCAATATTTGGTAGCTGCACATCTTGTCggttttttattgttgttgtttcgtTTTTATTGCATAGCTTTATCGCAGAAATTTAACAGAAATAGCATACAATTTATTTGCAATTAATCAAAAACGATGATCGTTAAAACATCCAGAGTATGtctatatcatattatataatattataaactgTGCTTTAATGTTCGcgcttgtttgtttatatttttctagTTACAATGCAAGCCACTCGGGAATATAATTTAAACTACTAATTACCGTTGCCCGGTACACTTTTAGCTGCACAGCGGCATttttatgatacttttagtGTAAATACTTCTCACAAAATACAATGTCATATAATTAGACATTTGGCTTGTTGGTCAATAGTCCAAAGAATTTTGTCCTTTCCCGACCTTGGGTAAATAGTTTTGACTTTTGAATAAAAAGCCATACAACaactttattataaattatcCTGAATGATCAGATAATAAATTCACTGTGttagttaaaatgtttaaagtttaaatggCGGGTCGAGTCTTCAGTTGAAAGTGTGTGAGATGACAACAAACGTCCACTTTGTCTAAACGTATAAGGTAATTTCCTGGTCGCCCATGCCTGTTGTAGGTGTCGATATACAACTTTTAACAGAAACATCCACAAACGCAGGAATGGTGAAGGTTTCTGTTAACGGGGAGTGGGGCGTTATCTGCGATAGTGACTGGACCAATATGGACGCCAGGGTAGCCTGTCGGCAATTGGGTTTTAAAGACGGTCTTGCTGGTAGCATGGTTGTCAAACCATTAGGAACAGGTACAATACTAacagtattgttgtttttagattttaatagtTCAGGCATAGTTGTTTTCATTCACTTTATCATTtctgtaattatgtttaataacattttacgataatgtcaaaaacaaagagtaacaattttaacaattagtATATTTTAATAACGTGACCAACATCTTAAATGGTGGTTTGATcttatatgtgtgtttaaacttttgactttGTAGGTCCTTTGTGGCTGAGAGAAATAGAATGCAGTGGTGATGAAAAGTCTATATTCTCCTGTCCGGGACAGTTCTTTGTTGCccataaaaaaaatccaaagtATGCAAAGTTATATCTATCCTGCCTGCCGTATGTTTTCTGTACAGATCAAGGTACgactaaaataaaatgtgtgctATATTGCATAAGATTATTCAACTAGTGCACCTCTTTAGTTTATAATTAGAAAATGAAGGTCTGAGAAAGTACCCCATGTTGGGACCCTGTTCCTCTagtgagattttttttatattttttatattttttaaatatacgtctttgcaattaaaaagaaaaaaagtatgttctaatctatatttaataataacaattgtatatttttgaatcGTCGCAATATGCgtttatatgaaattattattaattatcgaAAAggtatattcattttgattttcttACATATGACTGTTATCGTTACAAGTCCGTATCCAACCCAACGCGACATTTGGCGCTATTCAAGTATGGGACAGGGATAACTTTCACCTTGTGTGTGCGGAAAAGTTCGATGACCTTGCCGCTCAGGCAGTTTGTCGATCCTTTGGGTTCGCCTTCGGGAAAAGCATATGCTGCTCCGCTTTCGGACGAATGGAATATGATATTGTATATAGCAATATCAAATGCACTGGAATTGAGTCAGACCTACTCGAATGCGATTATGTCAAGTACTTTCCCAACTGCACCAGTGGACATTACGCCTCTGTAGCCTGCTCGAATCTTCCTGAAAATGAAGGTGTGTTCAATGTTTACGTTTTGGTCGTTCTCACGTTTGATCATCTAAACGCATACCGTTTGTTACTTGCACAATTTTCTACATTGTCATTTAGACACTTGTCTTCAGATTCGATTCAAATAGTGCACACGTGTCTCCTTATCAAAACGTTCGCTAAAGTTTTAATAACGTTTGTTCGAAGTGCGATTCAATGATATACAGCTTTTTGTGCTAATTGATTTGCTGTTTACTCGAAATGTATTTGTCTCTACTGGTTTTTCATAAACAAAGAATTCTCAATGCGTTTTTTACAGATTATGAATTAAAGATACATCGATCTGGAAAAGTTACCACTAGACATTTTGATAATTCGGGCTTTGTCTGCGCTAATGGTTTTGATGATGCAGAAGCGACAGTAATTTGCAAGGAGATGGGCTATAAAGGTGGATCTGCGTACTTCCATTCAAGGCATACAAAATATTCAACAGTCCCACTTCTaggtatatcaaatatttaactaCAATCAAAtcccgttggcttgaactcccagggaccggcgaaaatacctcgagcctctaaaaattcgagccaagcctTACATCGCAGTATAAAGAAATTAGTCCGTGACATATAGTTCAAGCCAAAGAAGAATTCGagcaaagcgagttcgagccaaaggggttcgactgtttAATCAAATCTCGAATGAGTCGAAAGGTTTTCCGGTCCAAAAATATCTCTGACTTTGGTTATCaatgataatatattgtttaaatagcATTGCATCTTGatgataaaatgtttgtagTATGAGATTGTAAAGAGTTAATATAtcgattttaatattttagaaaatgaaacatttcaaaatgtttgtttcttacaATTATAAACTAGGAGTTCCATGGTTAGCGAATATTGCTTGCAAGGGAACCGAAGAGTACCTgggaaattgtgaaaaaaacgaTTGGGGCTTAGTTGGGTCTTGCgatgaaaacaaaatacctgCAGTTTACTGTTTCAACAAAACGGGTACTTAAGCTTAATTGTTGGCTATGAATACTTTTGGATACTGGTATTTAAGCTTAGTTAAGGTCATGGGTACTTAAGCTGGCTTAGGATACTTACGATTATTCTTGGCTACGGGTTCTTAACCTTATTTGTGGATATGGGTATTAAAGCTTAGTTTACGCTACGGgttcttaattttattctaGGCAACGGGTATTTAATAGTTTAGGCTAAGCTTACTTAGCGTTGTTCTATGCTACGGTTTTTAAGCTTGGTTTAGATCGTCAGGTATTTAAGCTTAGTTTGAGTTACgcttatacataatatttttgtagGCAACGGGTACTTGATTTTATTATAGGCAAACAATAAGTTTTATATTAGTTGTGGGTAATGAAGCTTATTGTTGGCTATGGGAACGTACGCTTACTTTTTGGCTTCGAGTATTTGGGATGATTTTAGATCACGGTAATATACGGGTTATTTCAGCTACGTGTGTTTTAGTATGTTTCGGCTGCAGTTATGTTGATTTTAGTGTTCTTTGTATACTAATTATGTTAATGGTATATCTGCaaagatttatatttttgacCAATGTCagttataaacctttattacagttttaaatcattgaatacTTGTAATATATTGTTACAACGAGACGGGTACTTAACCTTTTTTATGGCTGCAACCAtgccgtttttctttttttcttttgtttacttatcatgatatttatttcatttgcaaacaTCTACCATTCTGACCAATTCAAGTCATCTTCTGCTATCTACTTATATTTCCTTTGCATTCCACACATACAAGGTTGCGGCGTACCGATGTCTGGTCTTCTTTGTAtactaatattttaattttacatttatcttTCTGAAAAATGAAAGTCATCAACTAGTATCTCCTAATATTTCGTTTTTAGTACGCATTATAATAACTacgttatcattttttttaaatacaggtTTTTCTTTTGCCCTTGTAAATGGAACGGATAAAGATAGTGGGCTTGTTGTGTTCATCATAGATGATAAAGAGGGTGCAATATGCCTACGCGATTCCGTTATAGAAGAACGACAAAAACTTGCAGCCATCGTATGTAAACAGCTTGGCTATGGACACGGCAGCCTGCTTTTGAATGGTACTGATGCTGAAAATGAGGTCGACATTATTAAAAGATTTCCTGGACAGTTGGATTTGTTTATAACCAAGGTTAAGTGTAACGGAAATGAGAGCAGTTTAGCGGAGTGCACGTATAGGATTTTAGAAGACTGGTCGTCGATCACTGAGGATTGGATACCGGTTGCTGAATACGATTGTAACACGTGGGCTTGTATGAGAGCCAAATTTTACAACCGAGGAAATGCGATAGTACAAGAACTCTCATGTTGGGAAGGAAAACGACGTCTCGCTGTCAAATGCTTCCCTTAATACCATGTCCTGTGCTTTTTAGATAAtcgataaaaaacaaacattcaattCCTTTCCATTAgattattttaaagtatttaaattgtGCGCCATTAGCGATTAAGTAGTTGAattaaatatgatgtaaatgAAGTCAAGTGTTTGCAATCAGTAGGAATAAAAGTATAGATATCTACCTAGATAGAAAACAGTTATACAGTGATTTGAAATGTTTTCGGAAGTGCCGATGAAGCCGAAATTTTATTTAGTACAATAAATAAGacatgaaatataacaaaataaatcacgATTGCACGTACGCGATGTGAATTATATGTTCATTCTATTAAGCCATTATCAATACGTACCATTAATTGAATTAACATATAAAGTGTATAACACATAGAATTGTATAACCTCTGAACAGCCCTAGATCAGCAGCAAATAAATTGTCAAtctcaaataaaaacaatgttattataACAACACATGTGCAGTTAATACCTTTCAAATGAAAGTTCATActaagtttaataaatataacaaatactatgacaaaaacataaaataccaACAGTACATCAacagtaaatttcaaataaatacaaatctgCCAATGCACTTACAATAACATAGTGGCCTATATTGCCTTATATATGTGTaactaattattaaatatgattttaattgatgatgtagtttatatttaaattggttattttttttcaataattgattgtTGGATTTCAAATGTCTCGACtaggttttatttatattgcaaataacttaagtgatgaacattttaGTGAAGTACATGAATGTTAATATTTGCCTTGTTTCAAATCAGAATGTGGGAAAGTTTAAATCAGCATTTCAAAATGTTAGAGGCAGATTTTCTTAGAGGATTGCGcgcattttaatacaaatatttagactgTATACATTTCCATACAAAGATCTGGATAGTGTTCATCTTAGATTGTAAATTTGGAATTTAAGTctataatcaaaataatgctGTAACGTATTAAAAGTCTTTGTTTGTTTCGCTTTGGGCTGAGGCGCTACGTAACAATGCCATTGGCGGCTATTTGACTCCATCATCACAAACAATTGCCTTAATACTGTTAGGTTAAAAAACGTCGACATTTTTAATGCCAGAATGCCAATTAATagtatatattgaaaatggctgaataaaattaatatataattcacATCGCGTAAGTGTTTTGCACACGTGCAATCGTGATttactttgttatattttaactgTTGATTCTGTACAGGTGTATTGTTTGAAAAGATTTGAATCAAACTTGTCGCATCGCAAAGCCGTTTTAAAACTCATAAGTGGACTTTGAACGACCATCATCCAACCGATGTAAAGACACTGTAGAATGAAAAGTTTGAGGCCATGTACACACTGTTTTCGCCAGCTTGCCTCCATGTAAGCCTATGTAATAAAGACAAACCAATTGTCTTTAGTTTGAAGACGTGGCGGCCATATCAACAGCCCAAAAATGCCAAAACATCCACTCACCCTTTGCACGATTAACACTATAGACTGTGAAAATTCTTTTCTCACTTTCGTCATTTGTTCTTCAACTTTTACGTGTTTTGATTCCTGTTAATTTAGATAAAGTGGTATTTGTTGATCACGtgaaatacaaaatactttGTTTGGCCCACAACTCGTTAAACATATTGTACTAATAGAATAACAGTTGTTGAACACAGTTGTGATAGCTTTTCCACATTATCTAAGTTTATTACCAAGTCTTAATGTTGTAATAACCGTAGTGAGTTTAAGTCATTTGAGCATGATACAGTGTACTTACAGCCAGCTTCCTTATAATTTTCCGGTTCGGTTTTATCGACGTAACTTTTTCTGCTAGGTTCACATCTTTGATGAAGCTGCATGTCTTCTAAAGTCAACtgctttttacaatattttgcagcttcaattgaaaaagaaaaacatacgAATAACAACAATCtggttaaaattataaacgCAAGCAATGAAGATCGGGAACTGTGACTTTGaaaacagtagtagtagtagtagtagtagtagtagtagtagtagtagtagtagtagtagtagtagtagtagtagtagtagtagtagtagtagtaggagtagt from Mya arenaria isolate MELC-2E11 chromosome 3, ASM2691426v1 harbors:
- the LOC128227285 gene encoding scavenger receptor cysteine-rich domain superfamily protein-like isoform X3, with amino-acid sequence MIFQNLLALTSTLVGAFFLLGSMDMVGSSEVRITGGKDFLGVVQFYENGKWNSLCADGFGRKDANVVCRQLGFKNGMALNVSSEKISNRGFKARPNISCAGNERSILECKYDREGRCKERRYNAGVLCYNQIKPTVRMNGTSNSGVVEIQVDNNNYTFCESLWGTRLWRDPSSRTCRLFGFNGGQGRIYPNGDRTMLAVSFSCSYHQRSIFSCSWSFKDDSKCLQENSAAGVVCYKNVRISGGWENDTMIAGVVEVYHPGCCPLSRWLTMSPTSFGEREALVVCRELGFSYSKLLPLGLFGSKRIPIFHQFNCSGNETNFADCDYVKVNQGNLTTVNPCYGRDGKCYGRLTKTYEYSSIVCSIFPIGNTGIKVLPVDMSPSIVYVEKDGIKGVIYPEDWDNNDAQVMCQQQGYKTGVALGPLYAAPRYPYWMSKVKCDGTEGHIENCKFDETPPPWKDHSFRDLRSAAQVHCTNGTGMVKVSVNGEWGVICDSDWTNMDARVACRQLGFKDGLAGSMVVKPLGTGPLWLREIECSGDEKSIFSCPGQFFVAHKKNPKYAKLYLSCLPYVFCTDQVRIQPNATFGAIQVWDRDNFHLVCAEKFDDLAAQAVCRSFGFAFGKSICCSAFGRMEYDIVYSNIKCTGIESDLLECDYVKYFPNCTSGHYASVACSNLPENEDYELKIHRSGKVTTRHFDNSGFVCANGFDDAEATVICKEMGYKGGSAYFHSRHTKYSTVPLLGVPWLANIACKGTEEYLGNCEKNDWGLVGSCDENKIPAVYCFNKTGFSFALVNGTDKDSGLVVFIIDDKEGAICLRDSVIEERQKLAAIVCKQLGYGHGSLLLNGTDAENEVDIIKRFPGQLDLFITKVKCNGNESSLAECTYRILEDWSSITEDWIPVAEYDCNTWACMRAKFYNRGNAIVQELSCWEGKRRLAVKCFP
- the LOC128227285 gene encoding scavenger receptor cysteine-rich domain superfamily protein-like isoform X2, giving the protein MLALTSTLVGAFFLLGSMDMVGSSEVRITGGKDFLGVVQFYENGKWNSLCADGFGRKDANVVCRQLGFKNGMALNVSSEKISNRGFKARPNISCAGNERSILECKYDREGRCKERRYNAGVLCYNQIKPTVRMNGTSNSGVVEIQVDNNNYTFCESLWGTRLWRDPSSRTCRLFGFNGGQGRIYPNGDRTMLAVSFSCSYHQRSIFSCSWSFKDDSKCLQENSAAGVVCYKNVRISGGWENDTMIAGVVEVYHPGCCPLSRWLTMSPTSFGEREALVVCRELGFSYSKLLPLGLFGSKRIPIFHQFNCSGNETNFADCDYVKVNQGNLTTVNPCYGRDGKCYGRLTKTYEYSSIVCSIFPIGNTGIKVLPVDMSPSIVYVEKDGIKGVIYPEDWDNNDAQVMCQQQGYKTGVALGPLYAAPRYPYWMSKVKCDGTEGHIENCKFDETPPPWKDHSFRDLRSAAQVHCTNGTGVDIQLLTETSTNAGMVKVSVNGEWGVICDSDWTNMDARVACRQLGFKDGLAGSMVVKPLGTGPLWLREIECSGDEKSIFSCPGQFFVAHKKNPKYAKLYLSCLPYVFCTDQVRIQPNATFGAIQVWDRDNFHLVCAEKFDDLAAQAVCRSFGFAFGKSICCSAFGRMEYDIVYSNIKCTGIESDLLECDYVKYFPNCTSGHYASVACSNLPENEDYELKIHRSGKVTTRHFDNSGFVCANGFDDAEATVICKEMGYKGGSAYFHSRHTKYSTVPLLGVPWLANIACKGTEEYLGNCEKNDWGLVGSCDENKIPAVYCFNKTGFSFALVNGTDKDSGLVVFIIDDKEGAICLRDSVIEERQKLAAIVCKQLGYGHGSLLLNGTDAENEVDIIKRFPGQLDLFITKVKCNGNESSLAECTYRILEDWSSITEDWIPVAEYDCNTWACMRAKFYNRGNAIVQELSCWEGKRRLAVKCFP
- the LOC128227285 gene encoding scavenger receptor cysteine-rich domain superfamily protein-like isoform X4 produces the protein MLVRITGGKDFLGVVQFYENGKWNSLCADGFGRKDANVVCRQLGFKNGMALNVSSEKISNRGFKARPNISCAGNERSILECKYDREGRCKERRYNAGVLCYNQIKPTVRMNGTSNSGVVEIQVDNNNYTFCESLWGTRLWRDPSSRTCRLFGFNGGQGRIYPNGDRTMLAVSFSCSYHQRSIFSCSWSFKDDSKCLQENSAAGVVCYKNVRISGGWENDTMIAGVVEVYHPGCCPLSRWLTMSPTSFGEREALVVCRELGFSYSKLLPLGLFGSKRIPIFHQFNCSGNETNFADCDYVKVNQGNLTTVNPCYGRDGKCYGRLTKTYEYSSIVCSIFPIGNTGIKVLPVDMSPSIVYVEKDGIKGVIYPEDWDNNDAQVMCQQQGYKTGVALGPLYAAPRYPYWMSKVKCDGTEGHIENCKFDETPPPWKDHSFRDLRSAAQVHCTNGTGVDIQLLTETSTNAGMVKVSVNGEWGVICDSDWTNMDARVACRQLGFKDGLAGSMVVKPLGTGPLWLREIECSGDEKSIFSCPGQFFVAHKKNPKYAKLYLSCLPYVFCTDQVRIQPNATFGAIQVWDRDNFHLVCAEKFDDLAAQAVCRSFGFAFGKSICCSAFGRMEYDIVYSNIKCTGIESDLLECDYVKYFPNCTSGHYASVACSNLPENEDYELKIHRSGKVTTRHFDNSGFVCANGFDDAEATVICKEMGYKGGSAYFHSRHTKYSTVPLLGVPWLANIACKGTEEYLGNCEKNDWGLVGSCDENKIPAVYCFNKTGFSFALVNGTDKDSGLVVFIIDDKEGAICLRDSVIEERQKLAAIVCKQLGYGHGSLLLNGTDAENEVDIIKRFPGQLDLFITKVKCNGNESSLAECTYRILEDWSSITEDWIPVAEYDCNTWACMRAKFYNRGNAIVQELSCWEGKRRLAVKCFP
- the LOC128227285 gene encoding scavenger receptor cysteine-rich domain superfamily protein-like isoform X1; its protein translation is MIFQNLLALTSTLVGAFFLLGSMDMVGSSEVRITGGKDFLGVVQFYENGKWNSLCADGFGRKDANVVCRQLGFKNGMALNVSSEKISNRGFKARPNISCAGNERSILECKYDREGRCKERRYNAGVLCYNQIKPTVRMNGTSNSGVVEIQVDNNNYTFCESLWGTRLWRDPSSRTCRLFGFNGGQGRIYPNGDRTMLAVSFSCSYHQRSIFSCSWSFKDDSKCLQENSAAGVVCYKNVRISGGWENDTMIAGVVEVYHPGCCPLSRWLTMSPTSFGEREALVVCRELGFSYSKLLPLGLFGSKRIPIFHQFNCSGNETNFADCDYVKVNQGNLTTVNPCYGRDGKCYGRLTKTYEYSSIVCSIFPIGNTGIKVLPVDMSPSIVYVEKDGIKGVIYPEDWDNNDAQVMCQQQGYKTGVALGPLYAAPRYPYWMSKVKCDGTEGHIENCKFDETPPPWKDHSFRDLRSAAQVHCTNGTGVDIQLLTETSTNAGMVKVSVNGEWGVICDSDWTNMDARVACRQLGFKDGLAGSMVVKPLGTGPLWLREIECSGDEKSIFSCPGQFFVAHKKNPKYAKLYLSCLPYVFCTDQVRIQPNATFGAIQVWDRDNFHLVCAEKFDDLAAQAVCRSFGFAFGKSICCSAFGRMEYDIVYSNIKCTGIESDLLECDYVKYFPNCTSGHYASVACSNLPENEDYELKIHRSGKVTTRHFDNSGFVCANGFDDAEATVICKEMGYKGGSAYFHSRHTKYSTVPLLGVPWLANIACKGTEEYLGNCEKNDWGLVGSCDENKIPAVYCFNKTGFSFALVNGTDKDSGLVVFIIDDKEGAICLRDSVIEERQKLAAIVCKQLGYGHGSLLLNGTDAENEVDIIKRFPGQLDLFITKVKCNGNESSLAECTYRILEDWSSITEDWIPVAEYDCNTWACMRAKFYNRGNAIVQELSCWEGKRRLAVKCFP